The following are encoded in a window of Caldicellulosiruptor danielii genomic DNA:
- a CDS encoding SigF/SigG family RNA polymerase sporulation sigma factor — MSKASQEELISKAKNGDKLARQQLIESNLALVWSVVKKFAAKGVELEDLFQIGCIGLIKAVDRFDPSFNVRFSTYAVPMIIGEIKRYLRDDGKIKVSRKIKENQGKIKKLRNQFVSSHGREPTISEISQLTGLSNDEILLCIDASSEIASLNEVVNQEEGKPITLMDIASDEEDYSTKLLDLMALKEGLKKLKGRERYIIFMRYFKNKTQSEIAKELNISQVHVSRIEKRALERIRREFV, encoded by the coding sequence TTGAGCAAGGCTTCCCAGGAGGAATTAATAAGTAAAGCTAAAAATGGTGATAAACTTGCACGCCAGCAGTTGATAGAAAGTAATCTTGCGCTTGTGTGGAGCGTTGTAAAAAAGTTTGCTGCAAAAGGAGTAGAGCTTGAGGATTTGTTCCAGATTGGCTGCATAGGACTTATAAAGGCTGTTGACAGGTTTGATCCATCGTTTAATGTCAGGTTTTCGACGTACGCTGTTCCTATGATAATTGGTGAGATAAAAAGGTATCTGCGCGATGATGGCAAGATAAAGGTTTCGAGAAAGATAAAAGAAAATCAGGGTAAAATCAAAAAACTGAGAAACCAGTTTGTATCAAGTCATGGGAGAGAACCAACAATTTCAGAGATTTCGCAGCTGACAGGACTTTCAAACGATGAGATTTTACTTTGCATTGATGCATCCTCAGAGATTGCATCGCTCAACGAGGTTGTAAATCAGGAAGAGGGAAAACCTATAACTCTTATGGACATTGCATCAGATGAAGAAGATTATTCGACAAAACTTTTGGATTTGATGGCACTAAAAGAAGGGCTAAAAAAATTAAAAGGACGGGAACGCTACATAATATTTATGCGCTACTTCAAAAACAAAACACAATCTGAGATTGCAAAAGAGCTAAATATCTCCCAGGTGCATGTATCAAGGATTGAAAAAAGAGCTTTGGAGAGGATAAGGAGAGAGTTTGTTTGA
- the spoIIAB gene encoding anti-sigma F factor, translated as MELKIPSKSQNEAFARVAVAAFVAQLDPTLDEVTEIKTAVSEAVTNSIIHAYEDKIGEIIIKGKIYENYVVEIEVIDFGKGIEDVELARQPLFTTKPDQERSGMGFTVMETFMDKLEVTSEVGRGTCVRMFKAIKKRKSEGAEN; from the coding sequence ATGGAACTGAAAATCCCGTCAAAATCTCAAAACGAGGCATTTGCAAGGGTTGCTGTTGCTGCTTTTGTTGCTCAGCTGGATCCTACTTTAGATGAGGTTACTGAAATAAAAACTGCTGTATCTGAAGCTGTAACAAATTCGATAATTCATGCATATGAGGATAAAATTGGGGAAATAATAATAAAAGGAAAGATTTATGAAAATTATGTTGTTGAGATTGAAGTAATTGACTTTGGGAAAGGTATTGAGGATGTTGAGCTTGCTCGACAACCACTCTTTACAACAAAACCTGACCAGGAACGCTCTGGTATGGGATTTACTGTAATGGAAACATTTATGGATAAGCTTGAGGTTACATCAGAGGTTGGCAGAGGTACATGCGTCAGAATGTTTAAAGCTATTAAAAAACGAAAGAGCGAGGGTGCAGAAAATTGA
- a CDS encoding anti-sigma factor antagonist (This anti-anti-sigma factor, or anti-sigma factor antagonist, belongs to a family that includes characterized members SpoIIAA, RsbV, RsfA, and RsfB.), which produces MDFEAIIMEGTLILKIKGELDQYNADRYRLRFDMKIVSPEVQKVVIDISELSFMDSSGVGFLVGRFRTAKAFAKELVLVCNSNYINKLLSTCGIEKLIKKYTTIEEALS; this is translated from the coding sequence ATGGATTTTGAAGCAATCATTATGGAAGGAACACTGATTTTAAAGATAAAAGGCGAGCTTGACCAGTACAATGCAGACAGATACAGACTGAGATTTGATATGAAAATTGTAAGTCCAGAAGTTCAAAAGGTTGTGATAGACATTTCAGAGCTCTCGTTTATGGACTCATCAGGTGTTGGTTTTCTTGTTGGAAGGTTCAGAACAGCAAAAGCTTTTGCCAAAGAACTTGTCCTGGTTTGCAATTCAAACTATATCAACAAGCTTTTATCCACTTGTGGAATAGAAAAGCTTATAAAGAAATATACAACTATTGAAGAGGCATTGAGTTAA
- a CDS encoding YdcF family protein: MRKFLKISLCTLAAVILIFAVTEASIIIFGISAKPKKSNCIIVLGCAVYGDFPSPFFQERLDRAFELYKNGYAKYIIVCGAKGRGENISEAEAGKRYLVEKGVLPELILKEEKSFSTYENLLYSKKIMKKKGFKSAIIVSNMFHLERAHLIAKKLKINASFSGVYVKQYLHEEYYGFVRESVALWYEILKILASV; the protein is encoded by the coding sequence ATGAGAAAGTTTTTGAAAATTTCACTTTGCACTTTGGCTGCTGTAATTTTGATATTTGCAGTTACAGAAGCATCAATAATTATTTTTGGCATTTCTGCAAAACCTAAAAAATCAAATTGTATTATTGTTTTAGGCTGTGCAGTTTATGGTGATTTTCCAAGTCCGTTTTTTCAGGAAAGACTTGACAGAGCTTTCGAACTTTATAAAAATGGTTATGCAAAGTACATAATTGTCTGTGGTGCAAAAGGACGGGGCGAAAACATTTCTGAAGCTGAGGCGGGGAAGAGGTATCTTGTAGAAAAGGGAGTTTTACCTGAGCTCATTTTAAAGGAGGAAAAATCTTTTTCGACATATGAAAATTTGTTGTATTCAAAAAAGATTATGAAGAAGAAGGGCTTCAAGAGTGCTATAATTGTTTCAAATATGTTTCACTTAGAAAGAGCACATTTGATTGCTAAAAAATTAAAAATAAATGCTTCTTTTTCAGGTGTATATGTAAAACAATATTTGCATGAAGAATACTATGGTTTTGTCCGCGAAAGTGTAGCTTTATGGTATGAGATTCTCAAGATTCTTGCATCTGTCTGA
- the truA gene encoding tRNA pseudouridine(38-40) synthase TruA produces MRNILLTIEYDGTEYFGWQKQPNKKTIQGTIEEAIKKLTSEEVNLIGSGRTDRGVHALNQKANFKTSSKIPTEKFPLALNSVLPGDISVKDAVEVPLDFSARCSAKQKTYKYLIYNKKNRPALLRNYAYYYPYELDVDAMQRACEYFIGEYDFKSFCSADSEAKTTIRHIYNAYLNFENECIAIYITANGFLYNMARIIAGTILDVGAGKLKPMDIPLIIESKDRTRAGKTLPPWGLYLVDVVY; encoded by the coding sequence TTGAGAAACATTCTCTTAACTATAGAATATGATGGCACAGAATATTTCGGCTGGCAAAAACAGCCCAATAAAAAAACCATTCAGGGAACAATTGAAGAGGCTATAAAGAAGTTGACAAGCGAAGAGGTAAACTTGATTGGTTCTGGAAGAACAGACAGAGGTGTTCATGCTTTAAATCAAAAAGCTAATTTCAAAACAAGTAGCAAAATTCCAACAGAAAAGTTTCCGCTTGCTTTAAATTCTGTGCTGCCTGGCGATATATCTGTAAAAGACGCGGTTGAAGTGCCTTTAGATTTTTCTGCACGCTGCAGCGCAAAGCAGAAGACTTATAAGTATCTTATATATAACAAAAAAAATCGTCCTGCGCTTTTGAGAAACTATGCGTATTATTATCCATACGAGCTTGATGTTGACGCTATGCAAAGAGCATGTGAATACTTTATAGGGGAGTATGACTTTAAAAGTTTTTGTTCTGCTGATTCTGAAGCAAAAACAACAATAAGGCATATCTACAATGCATATTTAAACTTTGAAAATGAGTGCATTGCAATATATATAACAGCAAATGGCTTTCTTTACAACATGGCAAGAATTATCGCAGGAACAATTTTGGATGTGGGCGCAGGAAAATTAAAGCCAATGGATATTCCGCTTATAATAGAAAGCAAAGACAGAACACGGGCTGGGAAAACATTGCCACCTTGGGGGCTTTACCTTGTGGATGTTGTTTACTGA
- a CDS encoding energy-coupling factor transporter transmembrane component T family protein, producing MVDFVIGQYIKKDSFVHRLDPRTKIIVLFFFCISIFVVNNFYGYIFLFAVILLWVLLSKVNPLILLRGTKPVFILILITVIFNLFITQGKPVLKILGLIVTDKGIILSIFLVIRLLLLIFATSLLTLTTSPIEITDALEVLLKPLKKVKFPVHEISMMMSIALRFIPTVYEEADKIMKAQMSRGADFETGGLIKKAKSLLPLLIPLFISAFKRADELAIAMEARCYRGSEGRTKLKKLEFGIPDYISFVVCGILIILAIAVR from the coding sequence ATGGTTGATTTTGTGATTGGTCAATATATCAAAAAAGATTCTTTTGTTCACAGGCTTGACCCAAGGACAAAGATAATAGTTCTGTTCTTTTTTTGTATCTCAATATTTGTGGTAAATAACTTTTATGGGTATATATTTTTGTTTGCCGTAATACTTCTGTGGGTTTTGCTCTCAAAGGTAAACCCGCTCATACTTTTGCGAGGTACCAAACCTGTATTTATACTAATTCTGATAACTGTAATTTTTAACCTTTTCATAACTCAAGGAAAACCTGTTTTAAAAATATTAGGGCTTATTGTTACTGACAAGGGAATTATTCTTTCTATCTTTTTGGTAATCAGGCTTTTGCTTCTGATTTTTGCGACAAGCCTTCTTACTCTCACAACATCACCCATTGAAATAACGGATGCTCTTGAAGTGTTATTAAAACCTCTAAAAAAGGTAAAATTTCCTGTTCATGAAATCTCTATGATGATGTCAATTGCCTTAAGGTTTATCCCAACCGTCTACGAAGAGGCAGACAAGATTATGAAGGCTCAAATGTCAAGGGGTGCTGATTTTGAAACAGGAGGATTAATAAAAAAAGCTAAATCGCTTTTGCCACTTTTGATTCCACTTTTTATTTCAGCTTTCAAAAGAGCAGATGAACTTGCAATTGCAATGGAAGCGCGCTGCTACAGAGGCTCAGAAGGTCGTACAAAGCTCAAAAAACTTGAGTTTGGAATTCCTGACTATATTTCGTTTGTTGTATGTGGGATTTTAATCATACTTGCGATTGCTGTGAGGTGA
- a CDS encoding energy-coupling factor transporter ATPase encodes MFIEMKNVEFIYGYNTPFEKKALENINLSITKGEFIGIIGKTGSGKSTLVQLMNGLLVPQIGDVVVDGINTKDKKRVKEIRRRVGLVFQYPEYQLFEETVFKDIAFGPQNLGFSEDEVKRRVKEVCELLEIPQQLLEKSPFELSGGQKRRVAIAGILAMDPECIILDEPTAGLDMRGRKRIFSIIERLHKEAKKTIILISHSLEDVAMLCERVIILSKGKIHFDGPKHQVFENVELLEKSGLLPPDILYLQHRLKLKGFKIDRFEYSIEKVADMIVKNLHLPFSEEGDGF; translated from the coding sequence ATGTTCATTGAAATGAAAAATGTAGAGTTTATATATGGCTACAATACACCATTTGAAAAAAAGGCACTTGAAAATATCAACCTTTCGATAACAAAAGGAGAGTTTATTGGAATTATCGGAAAAACTGGTTCAGGCAAATCTACTTTGGTTCAGTTAATGAACGGGCTTTTGGTGCCGCAGATAGGTGATGTTGTTGTTGATGGTATAAATACAAAGGATAAAAAAAGGGTAAAGGAAATTCGAAGGAGAGTAGGGCTTGTGTTTCAATACCCTGAATATCAGCTGTTTGAAGAGACAGTTTTCAAAGACATAGCGTTTGGTCCTCAAAACCTTGGATTTTCTGAAGATGAAGTAAAAAGAAGAGTAAAAGAGGTGTGCGAGCTTTTAGAGATTCCCCAGCAACTTTTAGAAAAGTCGCCGTTTGAGCTTTCTGGTGGACAGAAACGAAGGGTTGCAATAGCAGGGATACTTGCAATGGACCCAGAGTGTATAATTCTTGATGAGCCAACAGCCGGGCTTGATATGCGTGGTCGAAAAAGGATTTTTAGTATCATAGAAAGACTTCACAAAGAAGCCAAAAAGACCATAATTTTAATCTCGCACAGCTTAGAAGATGTTGCAATGCTCTGTGAGAGGGTTATTATTCTAAGCAAAGGCAAAATCCATTTTGACGGGCCAAAACATCAGGTTTTTGAGAATGTAGAACTTCTTGAAAAAAGTGGTCTGTTGCCACCTGACATTCTTTATCTTCAGCACAGGTTAAAACTTAAAGGTTTTAAGATTGATAGGTTTGAATATAGTATTGAAAAGGTTGCTGATATGATTGTAAAAAACCTACACTTGCCATTTTCGGAAGAAGGTGATGGATTCTGA
- a CDS encoding energy-coupling factor transporter ATPase, with translation MSAFIEFKNVSFSYVTSNGVRTPALIDINLRIERGEFIAILGLNGSGKSTLAKLINGLLIPEKGDVIVDGMNTKDAEKIWDIRKKCGYIFQNPDNQLVASIVEEDVAFGPENLGMPREKIRKAVDSALLAVEMIEYKNHATYKLSGGQKQRVAIAGVLAMKPECIILDEPTSMLDPKGRKEVVSTIERLNKEEKKTIILVTHNVDEMLLSQRSIVLDKGRIKFDGPSLELLKLDWFYEMGFDMPQILKLSIELKKRGVKIDKEIWTVDEMERFLCSLK, from the coding sequence ATGAGTGCTTTTATAGAGTTTAAAAATGTCAGCTTTTCATATGTAACCTCTAATGGTGTAAGAACACCAGCTTTGATTGATATAAACCTTAGGATAGAAAGAGGAGAATTTATTGCTATATTGGGGTTGAATGGTTCTGGCAAATCAACCCTTGCAAAACTAATAAACGGTCTTTTAATTCCAGAAAAAGGCGATGTGATTGTAGATGGTATGAACACAAAAGATGCAGAAAAAATCTGGGATATAAGGAAAAAGTGTGGCTATATATTTCAAAACCCTGACAACCAGCTTGTTGCATCAATTGTTGAAGAAGATGTTGCATTTGGGCCTGAAAACTTAGGAATGCCGAGAGAAAAGATAAGAAAAGCTGTTGATAGCGCACTTTTGGCTGTTGAGATGATTGAATATAAAAACCATGCCACGTACAAACTTTCAGGTGGACAAAAACAGAGGGTGGCAATTGCTGGTGTTCTGGCGATGAAGCCAGAGTGTATCATATTGGATGAGCCAACCTCTATGCTTGACCCAAAAGGAAGAAAAGAGGTAGTCTCTACCATAGAAAGATTAAACAAAGAAGAAAAAAAGACTATTATCTTGGTTACACACAATGTCGATGAGATGCTCTTGAGCCAAAGAAGCATTGTGCTGGATAAAGGACGTATAAAATTTGATGGTCCTTCGCTTGAGCTATTAAAGCTTGACTGGTTTTATGAGATGGGCTTTGACATGCCACAAATTTTGAAGCTCTCAATTGAACTTAAAAAAAGAGGAGTAAAAATTGATAAAGAGATCTGGACAGTTGACGAAATGGAGAGATTTTTATGTTCATTGAAATGA
- the trpA gene encoding tryptophan synthase subunit alpha, with protein sequence MNLIDERFEKLKKEGKKAFIGYVTFGYPSFEETLDYIKLVYSYVDILEIGFPFSDPIADGEIIQKASVKALSEGVKLNHLFESIEKFKKDKPVVLMLYANTVYKRGIDRFFESSKAFGVDGVIIPDVSFEESFEFKEGAKKFGIVYIDLVSISSLERAKMIAEQSRGFLYCVSRKGVTGFKGQMDDRIFTFLKELKTVTSTPLAVGFGIKGKEDVKKFKDLADGIVIGSAIITKIDEGKEKLEDFLKEISESLKDK encoded by the coding sequence ATGAATTTAATAGATGAAAGATTTGAAAAGCTAAAAAAAGAGGGAAAAAAAGCTTTCATAGGCTATGTGACTTTTGGGTATCCCTCTTTTGAAGAGACACTTGATTATATAAAGCTTGTATATTCGTATGTAGACATTTTAGAGATTGGTTTTCCTTTTTCTGACCCTATTGCAGACGGAGAGATTATTCAAAAAGCTTCTGTAAAGGCTCTCAGTGAAGGTGTTAAATTGAACCACCTTTTTGAAAGCATTGAAAAGTTTAAAAAAGACAAGCCAGTTGTGCTAATGCTGTATGCAAACACAGTTTACAAAAGAGGAATTGATAGGTTTTTTGAAAGTAGCAAGGCTTTCGGTGTGGATGGCGTGATAATCCCCGATGTTTCGTTTGAAGAGAGCTTCGAGTTCAAAGAAGGAGCTAAAAAGTTTGGTATAGTCTACATTGACCTTGTATCAATATCTTCTCTTGAGAGAGCCAAGATGATAGCTGAGCAGAGCCGTGGTTTTTTGTACTGTGTTTCAAGAAAAGGCGTGACAGGTTTTAAAGGACAAATGGATGACAGGATTTTTACTTTTCTAAAAGAACTGAAAACTGTTACCTCAACACCTTTGGCAGTTGGATTTGGTATAAAGGGTAAAGAAGATGTGAAAAAATTCAAAGACCTTGCGGATGGTATTGTCATTGGAAGCGCAATAATCACAAAAATAGATGAAGGGAAAGAAAAGCTTGAAGATTTTTTGAAAGAAATCTCTGAAAGTCTGAAAGACAAATAA
- the trpB gene encoding tryptophan synthase subunit beta, whose protein sequence is MDRYFGKFGGMYAPETLMPALLEIEEEFCNLVKDEKFNQEYEYYLKNYVGRPSPLYFAKNLSEHLGVKIYLKREDLNHTGAHKINNCIGQALLAKHMGKKRLIAETGAGQHGVATATVAALFGMECEIFMGEEDAKRQFHNVQRMKMLGSKVRVVNKGSKTLKDAINEAMRDWSETFEYTFYLFGTAAGPHPFPTIVKYFQSVIGKETKEQIKRLEGRLPDYIFACVGGGSNAIGIFSAFLEDHEVKLIGVEGAGEGIHTGKTAATICCGSVGILHGAKTYILQDEEGQIQNTHSISAGLDYPGVGPEHAYLKETGRVEYVGATDKEAVDAFLLLTRLEGIIPALESSHALAEVIKRAKMGLLKSSDIVVVNLSGRGDKDINTVLELWKDDEL, encoded by the coding sequence ATGGATAGGTATTTTGGAAAGTTTGGTGGAATGTATGCACCAGAAACTCTTATGCCAGCTCTTTTAGAGATAGAAGAAGAATTTTGCAATCTTGTGAAAGATGAAAAATTCAATCAAGAGTATGAGTACTATCTCAAAAACTATGTTGGAAGGCCATCGCCACTTTACTTTGCCAAAAATTTGAGTGAGCATCTTGGAGTTAAAATATATCTTAAAAGAGAAGACCTAAACCACACAGGAGCACACAAGATAAACAACTGTATTGGCCAGGCACTTTTGGCAAAGCATATGGGCAAAAAAAGACTTATTGCCGAGACAGGAGCAGGTCAGCACGGTGTTGCAACGGCTACAGTTGCTGCTCTTTTTGGGATGGAATGTGAGATATTTATGGGTGAAGAAGATGCAAAAAGGCAGTTTCATAATGTGCAGAGGATGAAAATGCTTGGCAGCAAGGTAAGAGTAGTTAACAAGGGAAGCAAGACCTTGAAAGACGCAATAAACGAGGCAATGCGTGACTGGAGTGAGACGTTTGAGTATACCTTTTATCTTTTTGGTACAGCTGCAGGACCTCATCCGTTCCCAACTATTGTAAAATACTTTCAAAGTGTGATTGGGAAAGAGACAAAGGAGCAAATAAAAAGGCTTGAAGGAAGACTTCCAGACTATATCTTTGCGTGTGTAGGTGGTGGTTCTAACGCAATTGGTATTTTCTCAGCGTTTTTGGAAGATCATGAGGTAAAGCTTATTGGCGTTGAGGGTGCAGGAGAGGGAATTCATACAGGCAAAACGGCAGCGACAATTTGTTGTGGGTCTGTTGGAATCTTGCATGGTGCAAAGACATATATTTTACAGGATGAGGAAGGGCAAATTCAAAATACCCATTCAATCTCAGCAGGGCTTGACTACCCGGGTGTTGGACCTGAACATGCATATTTGAAAGAGACAGGAAGAGTTGAGTATGTGGGGGCTACTGACAAAGAAGCAGTGGATGCATTTTTGCTGCTTACCAGGCTTGAAGGGATAATTCCGGCGCTAGAGTCAAGCCATGCACTTGCAGAGGTTATTAAAAGGGCAAAGATGGGACTGCTGAAGAGCAGTGACATTGTTGTTGTGAACCTTTCTGGAAGAGGTGATAAGGATATAAATACAGTACTTGAGCTTTGGAAGGATGATGAGCTATGA
- a CDS encoding phosphoribosylanthranilate isomerase produces MIVKFCGLKRLSDIEMCNKLQPDMIGLIFAQSPRKVEKDLAKEMILAKSPSIKSVGVFKDQNISEVIEIATYLQLDFVQLHGKEDYKYINHLKDLGFKVIKAIEVERQEDITEAKRYTEIADFVLLDRPKGSSLDITEIAKFADFAYIIAGGITPENIDKYLNLNPVGIDVSSGIETDGFKDFTKMKKIIDKVNKYKVGETKNG; encoded by the coding sequence ATGATAGTAAAGTTTTGCGGGCTAAAGAGGCTTTCTGATATTGAGATGTGCAATAAACTTCAGCCTGATATGATAGGCTTAATATTTGCTCAAAGTCCGAGAAAGGTTGAAAAAGACCTTGCAAAAGAAATGATTTTGGCAAAAAGTCCTTCAATAAAATCAGTAGGAGTTTTTAAAGACCAGAACATATCAGAGGTTATAGAAATAGCAACTTATCTTCAACTTGACTTTGTGCAGCTGCACGGCAAAGAAGATTATAAGTATATAAACCACTTGAAAGACCTTGGATTTAAGGTTATAAAGGCTATTGAAGTTGAAAGACAAGAAGATATAACAGAAGCAAAACGCTATACAGAAATAGCCGACTTTGTGCTTCTTGACAGGCCAAAAGGCAGTAGTTTAGATATAACAGAGATCGCAAAATTTGCAGATTTTGCTTACATCATTGCAGGTGGAATAACACCTGAAAATATAGATAAATACCTAAATCTAAATCCGGTTGGTATAGATGTCAGCTCAGGAATTGAGACAGATGGTTTTAAGGATTTTACAAAGATGAAAAAGATTATTGATAAGGTAAATAAATACAAGGTTGGTGAAACAAAAAATGGATAG
- the trpC gene encoding indole-3-glycerol phosphate synthase TrpC, whose amino-acid sequence MSVLERILSYKKEEVERCKNLIPVEKMKKLAVEKIEGQRSENKFKRIFKKDKFCIIGEIKRASPSEGVISEDANAKAIAKMYEDLGFFAISVLTERFFFKGSEQDLMEVKKTVSLPVLRKDFIIDIWQLYQTKMIGADAALLITKALSEKQLTVFIKILEILDIVPLVEVENEYEIEKALKSGAKLIGINNRNLDDLSVDITKTERLLRYIPKEVAVISESGIKTKEDFDYILSLGVDGCLIGTSFMKSQNPLEIIGDRI is encoded by the coding sequence ATGAGTGTGCTTGAACGTATTTTAAGTTATAAAAAAGAAGAAGTTGAAAGGTGTAAAAACCTTATACCTGTTGAGAAGATGAAAAAACTTGCAGTTGAGAAGATTGAAGGTCAGCGTTCAGAAAACAAGTTCAAAAGAATATTCAAAAAAGATAAATTCTGTATAATAGGTGAAATAAAAAGAGCATCACCTTCTGAGGGTGTAATATCCGAGGATGCCAATGCAAAAGCAATAGCAAAGATGTATGAAGATTTGGGTTTTTTTGCCATATCAGTTTTGACAGAAAGGTTTTTTTTCAAGGGTTCGGAACAAGACTTGATGGAAGTAAAAAAAACAGTATCTCTGCCCGTGCTAAGAAAAGACTTTATCATTGATATTTGGCAGCTTTACCAGACAAAGATGATAGGCGCAGATGCTGCTTTACTTATCACAAAAGCTCTTTCAGAAAAACAGCTCACAGTATTCATCAAAATTTTAGAAATTCTTGACATAGTACCGCTTGTTGAGGTTGAAAATGAATATGAAATTGAAAAAGCTTTGAAGAGTGGTGCAAAACTCATAGGAATTAATAATAGAAACCTGGATGATTTGTCAGTCGATATAACAAAAACAGAAAGGCTTTTGAGGTATATTCCAAAAGAAGTTGCTGTGATAAGCGAAAGTGGAATTAAGACAAAAGAGGATTTTGACTATATTCTCTCGCTCGGTGTTGATGGATGTTTGATAGGGACATCTTTTATGAAATCGCAAAATCCGCTTGAGATAATTGGTGATAGGATATGA